In a genomic window of Tripterygium wilfordii isolate XIE 37 chromosome 8, ASM1340144v1, whole genome shotgun sequence:
- the LOC120003730 gene encoding protein JASON-like, translating into MICAFLKRELGVVWRSIVRFINRSFFRAMGIFLSCFRHRDSRRRRGGVSGSDSASARSKYTAKFLKVCDTLSGTPTEIRKASKQLKGSSHCHRDSEPLEFRSWLPNSSIQKL; encoded by the exons ATGATATGCGCATTCTTGAAGCGAGAGTTAGGGGTTGTTTGGAGATCGATTGTGAGGTTTATTAATAGATCCTTTTTCAGAGCCATGGGCATTTTCCTTAGCTGCTTCCGTCACAGGGACAGTCGCCGCCGACGAGGAGGGGTTAGCGGCTCCGATTCTGCTTCTGCTCGATCAAAATATACT GCCAAGTTTCTCAAGGTTTGTGATACATTGTCAGGGACTCCTACTGAAATCCGAAAAGCCTCTAAGCAGTTGAAAGGTTCTTCTCACTGCCACAGAGATTCAGAGCCTTTAGAGTTCCGTTCTTGGCTACCCAACTCATCAATCCAGAAGCTGTAG